A genomic segment from Lignipirellula cremea encodes:
- a CDS encoding RNA polymerase sigma factor produces the protein MNHEAFAGQHEDTPVAIFERYSKRLIRFAERRLSKQLAGRVDGEDVVQSAFRTFFRRREEGSLKIDGNNQLWRLLVCLTLRKAMAKGRFHTAAKRDVALEISAEQAPQAFLAREPAPEDGVFLADHIECLLAGLPAVHGEILRQRLEGASVKEISMALNLSRQTIYRALHLLQSRLEKEADSDSVDTSP, from the coding sequence ATGAATCACGAAGCTTTCGCAGGCCAGCATGAGGATACGCCCGTCGCAATCTTTGAGCGGTATTCCAAACGCCTGATTCGGTTCGCGGAACGCAGGCTGAGCAAGCAGCTGGCCGGCCGCGTTGACGGCGAAGATGTTGTGCAGTCGGCGTTTCGCACGTTTTTTCGACGGCGGGAAGAAGGCTCCCTCAAAATCGATGGCAACAACCAGCTTTGGCGACTGCTGGTCTGCTTGACGCTTCGCAAGGCGATGGCGAAGGGGCGTTTTCATACGGCGGCAAAACGCGACGTCGCCCTGGAGATTTCCGCCGAGCAGGCGCCCCAGGCGTTTCTAGCCCGCGAGCCCGCACCGGAAGACGGCGTCTTTTTAGCTGACCACATCGAATGCTTGCTGGCCGGTCTACCGGCGGTTCATGGAGAAATTTTGAGGCAGCGGCTGGAGGGGGCGTCGGTCAAAGAGATCTCCATGGCGTTAAATCTATCGCGACAGACGATTTATCGTGCGCTGCACCTTCTCCAGTCCCGTCTTGAGAAAGAAGCAGATTCGGATTCGGTCGACACGAGTCCCTGA
- a CDS encoding DUF1501 domain-containing protein, with the protein MLNLLPRNVRNCEGVSRRSFLQIGALAGLGVSLPLALQQRSAAAASGKAANDTNCILIWTRGGTSHHDTFDPKPLAPVSVRGEFNAISTATPGVHFTEITPNMAKEQKRFALLRGWNPQNGSHGMADQWVMSGRKFNQAVRYPTYGAVVSHYKGFKNAMPPFVQLGTQVDRRFGGGSAGILGQEHNPFEMDTDPNAAQFTVRDITPPKGVGMDRVERRQRILSRVDSLQQTANVQPAAFSALDEHYHAAFDMITDPMTKKAFAMEDESDQLRDAYGRHRFGQSCLLARRLVESGVRFVTVTDGGWDTHANNFKSLKETRIPPIDQALPQLLIDLENRGLLDTTLVVWLTDFGRTPKINSASGRDHWATSGFAVMAGAGVPGGAVLGATDADGGTVIENEYNSCDIATTIYMKLGIPPHLIAHSPDGRPIQLIEGKPIAEWM; encoded by the coding sequence ATGCTGAATTTGCTGCCGCGTAACGTGCGCAACTGCGAAGGCGTTTCTCGTCGATCGTTTCTTCAGATCGGAGCACTGGCGGGACTGGGCGTTTCCCTGCCGCTGGCCCTGCAGCAGCGGTCTGCCGCGGCGGCTTCCGGTAAAGCAGCGAACGACACCAACTGCATTTTGATCTGGACCCGCGGCGGCACCAGCCATCACGATACGTTTGATCCCAAGCCGCTGGCGCCGGTCAGCGTGCGGGGCGAGTTCAACGCCATCTCCACCGCCACGCCCGGCGTGCACTTCACGGAGATCACCCCCAACATGGCGAAGGAGCAGAAACGCTTCGCGCTGCTCCGCGGCTGGAATCCGCAGAACGGCAGCCATGGCATGGCCGACCAGTGGGTCATGTCGGGCCGCAAATTCAACCAGGCCGTCCGCTATCCGACCTATGGCGCCGTGGTCAGCCATTACAAAGGCTTCAAGAACGCCATGCCGCCCTTTGTGCAACTGGGCACGCAGGTGGATCGTCGCTTTGGCGGGGGCAGCGCCGGCATCCTGGGGCAGGAACATAACCCCTTTGAAATGGACACCGATCCGAACGCCGCGCAGTTCACCGTCCGCGACATCACCCCGCCCAAAGGCGTCGGCATGGATCGGGTCGAACGCCGGCAGCGGATTCTGTCCCGCGTCGATTCGCTGCAGCAAACTGCGAACGTGCAGCCGGCCGCCTTCTCGGCGCTCGATGAACATTACCACGCCGCGTTTGACATGATCACCGATCCGATGACCAAAAAAGCGTTCGCCATGGAGGACGAAAGCGACCAGCTGCGCGACGCGTACGGCCGCCATCGCTTTGGCCAGAGCTGCCTGCTGGCCCGGCGCCTGGTGGAATCGGGCGTCCGCTTTGTCACGGTCACCGACGGCGGCTGGGACACACACGCCAACAACTTCAAGTCCCTCAAAGAGACGCGCATCCCGCCGATCGACCAGGCCCTGCCGCAGCTGCTGATCGACCTGGAGAACCGCGGCCTGCTGGATACGACCCTGGTCGTGTGGCTGACGGACTTTGGCCGTACGCCCAAGATCAATTCGGCCAGCGGACGCGACCACTGGGCGACCTCCGGTTTCGCCGTGATGGCGGGCGCCGGCGTGCCGGGCGGAGCCGTGCTGGGAGCGACCGACGCCGACGGCGGCACAGTGATCGAAAACGAGTACAACTCGTGCGACATCGCCACCACCATCTACATGAAGCTGGGCATCCCGCCGCACCTGATCGCCCACAGCCCCGACGGCCGCCCGATCCAGCTGATCGAAGGGAAACCGATCGCCGAGTGGATGTAA
- a CDS encoding BON domain-containing protein translates to MRYLFLSLGLMLLVSGCNEPIANKPADRDNTAVNERDADGDNATPFDQSNDQADIDLVAKIRANVLEIDDLSTNGRNVKIITNDGNVVLRGPVATAAERTAIEQVAKDAAGADKVTSQLEVEAE, encoded by the coding sequence ATGCGATACCTCTTTTTAAGTCTAGGGCTGATGTTGCTGGTCAGTGGATGCAACGAACCGATTGCGAATAAACCCGCGGATCGCGACAACACGGCCGTCAATGAACGCGACGCCGATGGCGATAACGCCACGCCATTTGACCAGTCCAACGATCAGGCCGATATCGATCTGGTTGCGAAGATCCGGGCGAACGTGCTGGAAATCGACGATCTGTCGACCAATGGCCGGAACGTCAAAATTATCACCAACGATGGCAATGTCGTGCTTCGCGGTCCGGTTGCTACGGCCGCTGAACGCACCGCCATTGAACAGGTCGCCAAAGACGCCGCCGGCGCCGACAAAGTGACCAGCCAGCTTGAAGTGGAAGCGGAGTAA
- a CDS encoding MBL fold metallo-hydrolase, which produces MAIRFEVLGPPGGDNALYAAVDTGKAMHRLLFDCGEGCLDRLPTADVQSLDAVFFSHYHFDHIGGFDSLLRRSFYRTDTPLHIVGPQDTLRVMQHRLQGVTWNLVDGHPGRILVSEFTGGRLRTFAFKTGEQFATSHEIDDQPSTGLVWDRADICVQAFPLQHGVESMAYRVQEKPRSNINTEQAAALGLRPGPWMQQLKGDLPDDTPVATGTGERNLGELRAQLLTERTGESLAYLTDFRLDDATEAALLAMLAGCQTIVCENNYAAADAALAEANYHMTTTEVARIAVALQPERLVLFHLSDRYPRSHWREQLAAVAAEFPAVEFPAHWRLE; this is translated from the coding sequence ATGGCCATCCGTTTCGAGGTGCTTGGTCCTCCGGGCGGGGATAACGCCCTGTATGCGGCGGTCGATACGGGCAAGGCCATGCACCGGCTGCTGTTTGATTGCGGCGAGGGCTGTCTTGATCGCTTGCCGACAGCCGACGTGCAGTCGCTCGATGCGGTGTTCTTTTCGCACTACCATTTCGATCATATTGGCGGCTTTGATTCGCTGCTGCGCCGCAGCTTCTATCGTACGGACACGCCTTTGCATATTGTGGGGCCGCAGGATACGCTCCGCGTGATGCAGCATCGCCTGCAGGGCGTTACCTGGAATCTGGTCGACGGACATCCGGGGCGGATTCTGGTCAGCGAGTTCACCGGCGGCAGGCTGCGGACGTTTGCTTTCAAGACGGGCGAACAGTTCGCCACGTCGCACGAAATCGACGACCAGCCCTCGACCGGCCTGGTGTGGGATCGGGCCGATATCTGCGTGCAGGCCTTTCCGCTGCAGCATGGGGTGGAAAGCATGGCGTACCGCGTACAGGAGAAGCCGCGGTCCAATATCAATACCGAACAGGCCGCAGCGCTCGGCCTGCGTCCGGGTCCCTGGATGCAACAGCTCAAAGGCGACCTGCCTGACGACACGCCAGTGGCGACCGGAACAGGCGAGCGGAACCTGGGCGAGCTGAGAGCACAACTGCTGACCGAGCGGACCGGCGAGAGCCTGGCGTACCTGACCGACTTTCGCCTGGACGACGCGACCGAAGCCGCGCTGTTGGCGATGCTGGCCGGTTGCCAGACGATTGTGTGCGAAAACAATTACGCCGCGGCCGACGCCGCCCTGGCTGAGGCCAATTACCACATGACCACCACCGAGGTCGCCCGCATAGCGGTCGCGTTGCAACCGGAGCGGCTGGTGCTGTTCCATCTGTCGGATCGCTACCCGCGCAGTCACTGGCGAGAGCAACTGGCCGCCGTCGCCGCCGAGTTTCCCGCCGTCGAGTTTCCCGCGCACTGGCGCCTGGAATAA
- a CDS encoding C45 family autoproteolytic acyltransferase/hydolase, translated as MVAPWIDCPSLEIDHRLPPLRRFSDAPPEAIRRGRELLQSVMTDVPEMARLAIPLVQQRTGDRFQKEIEGLARTFDVDWRDLLIANISYDLTIGSLGCSTIALATAEGPVVARNMDWWPEDLLARASCLIRVSQGNELLFANAGWPGSIGAVTGLSGNGFAVVLNAVMSPEGARTDGYPVMLYLRTVLEDASGFDEALQMLQNETLAASALITLVGSENDQRVVIERSPTQQALRWATDGQPLAATNDYRKLYRTTTHASSEIFETTCSRYDALLRFFANQSNDRPVSDEQLLYLLTDPNVLAGITAQHIIMRPAQQSIRLLAPRRFFGEN; from the coding sequence ATGGTTGCCCCGTGGATTGATTGCCCTTCGCTGGAAATTGATCATCGTTTGCCCCCGCTTCGTCGGTTTTCCGACGCCCCGCCCGAGGCCATTCGGCGCGGTCGCGAGCTGCTGCAGTCGGTGATGACCGATGTCCCCGAGATGGCCCGCCTGGCGATTCCCCTGGTGCAGCAGCGGACAGGCGACCGCTTCCAGAAAGAGATTGAAGGCCTGGCCCGGACCTTTGACGTCGACTGGCGGGATCTGCTGATCGCCAATATTTCTTACGACCTGACCATTGGCTCCCTGGGCTGCTCCACCATTGCCCTGGCCACGGCCGAGGGACCCGTGGTCGCCCGGAACATGGACTGGTGGCCGGAGGATCTGCTGGCCCGGGCCAGCTGCCTGATACGCGTTTCCCAGGGGAACGAGCTGTTGTTCGCCAACGCCGGCTGGCCCGGTTCGATCGGGGCGGTGACAGGGCTGTCGGGGAATGGCTTCGCCGTGGTGCTGAACGCCGTGATGAGTCCCGAAGGCGCCCGGACCGATGGTTATCCGGTGATGTTGTATTTGCGCACGGTGCTGGAAGACGCCTCGGGTTTTGACGAGGCGCTGCAGATGCTGCAGAATGAAACGCTGGCCGCCTCGGCCCTGATTACCCTGGTCGGCAGCGAGAACGACCAGCGGGTGGTGATTGAGCGATCGCCGACCCAGCAGGCGTTACGCTGGGCGACCGACGGCCAGCCGTTGGCGGCGACGAACGACTACCGGAAGCTGTACCGCACCACGACGCACGCTTCGAGCGAAATTTTTGAAACGACCTGCAGCCGCTACGACGCCCTCCTTCGTTTCTTTGCGAACCAGTCGAACGATCGGCCTGTCAGTGATGAGCAGCTGCTTTACCTTTTGACCGATCCGAACGTGCTGGCCGGAATCACGGCCCAGCACATCATCATGCGGCCGGCCCAGCAATCGATTCGCCTTTTGGCGCCCCGCCGATTTTTTGGCGAGAACTGA
- a CDS encoding esterase/lipase family protein has product MAHDAVLLVHGTFSAHESDTVTTDSGRWWQQPGTPADPENPSFAERLDAQMADAARCWPEDLFPGDLSQLPKDRPVFAWQKRRSRPRSVFVWSGENSDVSRRRAGVELYQALQVMEKQKKPYHLVGHSHGGTVIWLALQESIRRRRPLEHLKSWTTVGTPFPTFRPAPYRWRWTVVTLVLIALSVLLTGVWPLLDLLLGDLLGAAVGGGADAWRYGVSLLTGFALAGLGLFVAASILALIGDFVGFWLTEGDAWRVRSAWAAYKDRWLGLFSPLDEAIAGTQLTVGLHLERALPLAPPRLPALRNWLGMQLLRGVGAGVLAAGAWRALEIAGKAPRGSDEHLMVLAGACAVVVWNISWIGYALGWVQWGVRCCVTGPAIDSLVSAVLRKRLQGSDRPGLALHSITPDPVPHYQDRGPLPESVSQAVLRRAQRAAGGTMERFLTRVSDEARLGENRDILRRLAGDVSLKGELIHNAYFDTDEITAMIAAFVRQKATNPGASHPDPQVQAWIEQVPGKAHDQFKLTYAASKRNPMDNIPWPSRISNWALITLLAVGVCLTLRMDLCGSYVENLDRRIADRSGPRDAEFRFKQLTGITPLGWSFFTEDEAHQWRHACAKRWRKIDRDFALKVESDWSRRVADSGTGSHSRVEQKRHQQERSEEELRSQQLSALTLRKFSNDYGFDNENEYEEGYENDFSSIYAKYNEYDNLRESVRGLTMLSISRREPPEEPEETPADVTEPVVPESADLVLADEEPVHADGNPVLRSRSTRPPALTEMGRSAVDPQLSLDDRIAARKLLLYAGALATPILLEHLQSENPPAVWSASFSLYEQALDQVVIAWESEPKADSETTSASGDAGSLGLQTSQVRGPVGNRWLAKDNTDSLALLREAAYVAWSIVDSGKPAAWLPKPAAWEDPEQDAQHLANAARAACSSFATHAPTADATEFLALLEDPHVPIEVRLACAGLLGEIVPVANLKPLLTEATAALWTAEPLLVARLAASEPAEITDVLTSADVPQLVRALAANPPRLEGPAPDPASRNPAVSRSSQLSDELVAKMKDGLPDEKVLELFDEIEATSAEENAVIIKEIAETTKKRTDDYLADCTRQLQDERADLLRLLMVFRGETHRLALIGLGKLQSGEPAEAGLTELFWLDLLGQIGCELSAVPVLEAILKRDRETGDLRVGQRALRLLASLGPQAEVALPAVLDYRFSPDIRVSSQELQGTQLEPPLLAWLWRLGTLARIAPDKGMDYFRSAMSDSKYAVSRELMQAYGQSPVCTEQGLRLLEDASPEEQRWLLRWLTNAESLTVDQQIALKEMLPNLTLGPRFELLRLLKRHASEWALDLLKADDTLQPGLVLGSAPEASARLREANALADWLDSPELRSGLVDLAMDHKRPVRHRTQALQLLAQRDLSPREAEHAANLAIALGAAESSELFRQPVVTAALYRWLRQSRRLRQARRLDEFGRLDEFGR; this is encoded by the coding sequence ATGGCACACGACGCCGTTCTGCTGGTGCATGGGACGTTTTCTGCACATGAGTCGGATACCGTCACCACGGATTCTGGCCGCTGGTGGCAACAACCAGGAACGCCTGCGGACCCGGAAAACCCGTCGTTTGCCGAGCGGCTTGACGCCCAGATGGCGGACGCCGCTCGTTGCTGGCCGGAAGATCTGTTCCCCGGCGACCTGTCCCAGCTGCCCAAAGATCGGCCCGTTTTTGCGTGGCAGAAACGGCGTTCCCGCCCCCGCTCGGTATTCGTCTGGAGCGGCGAGAACAGCGACGTCAGCCGGCGACGCGCCGGCGTGGAGCTGTACCAGGCGCTGCAGGTGATGGAAAAGCAGAAAAAGCCTTACCACCTGGTCGGCCATAGCCACGGCGGCACCGTGATCTGGCTGGCGTTGCAAGAGTCGATTCGTCGTCGTCGACCGCTGGAACATTTGAAAAGCTGGACGACGGTCGGCACTCCTTTTCCTACCTTTCGCCCGGCCCCGTATCGTTGGCGCTGGACGGTCGTCACCCTGGTGCTGATTGCATTGAGCGTCCTGCTAACGGGCGTGTGGCCGCTGCTCGACCTGCTGCTGGGCGATCTGCTGGGTGCGGCGGTCGGCGGCGGGGCGGATGCCTGGCGTTATGGGGTCTCCCTGCTGACCGGTTTTGCGCTGGCCGGCCTGGGACTGTTTGTCGCGGCCAGTATCCTGGCGTTGATCGGGGACTTTGTCGGTTTCTGGCTGACCGAAGGCGACGCCTGGCGGGTGCGGTCTGCCTGGGCGGCCTACAAAGATCGCTGGCTGGGCCTCTTCTCTCCGCTGGACGAAGCGATCGCCGGCACGCAATTGACCGTCGGGTTGCACCTGGAACGGGCGCTGCCGCTGGCTCCGCCGCGGCTGCCCGCGCTACGCAACTGGCTGGGGATGCAACTGCTTCGCGGGGTCGGCGCCGGCGTGCTGGCGGCCGGCGCCTGGCGGGCGCTGGAGATTGCCGGCAAGGCGCCTCGCGGCTCCGACGAACATTTAATGGTCCTGGCCGGAGCCTGTGCGGTGGTCGTCTGGAATATCTCCTGGATCGGCTATGCGCTGGGCTGGGTGCAGTGGGGCGTGCGTTGTTGCGTGACGGGTCCGGCGATCGATTCCCTGGTGAGTGCGGTTCTGCGTAAACGCCTGCAGGGTTCCGACCGGCCGGGGCTGGCGCTGCACTCCATTACGCCGGATCCGGTGCCGCATTACCAGGACCGCGGTCCCCTGCCCGAGTCGGTTTCCCAGGCCGTACTGCGGCGGGCCCAGCGGGCGGCGGGCGGAACGATGGAACGGTTTCTCACCCGCGTTTCCGACGAAGCTCGCCTGGGCGAGAACCGCGATATCCTGCGGCGTCTGGCTGGCGACGTTTCGCTCAAAGGGGAGCTGATCCACAACGCCTATTTCGACACCGACGAAATCACCGCCATGATTGCCGCCTTTGTGCGGCAGAAGGCGACGAACCCCGGCGCGTCACACCCGGACCCGCAGGTTCAAGCCTGGATCGAGCAGGTTCCCGGCAAGGCGCACGATCAGTTCAAACTGACTTACGCCGCGAGCAAGCGAAACCCGATGGACAACATCCCCTGGCCCAGCCGCATCTCCAACTGGGCCCTGATCACCCTGTTGGCGGTCGGCGTTTGTCTCACGCTCCGCATGGATCTGTGCGGAAGCTACGTGGAAAACCTGGACCGCCGCATCGCCGACAGAAGTGGACCCCGCGATGCGGAATTTCGCTTCAAGCAGCTGACCGGCATCACCCCCCTGGGCTGGTCCTTCTTCACCGAAGACGAAGCACACCAATGGCGACACGCGTGCGCCAAACGCTGGCGCAAGATCGACCGCGATTTCGCCTTGAAAGTCGAAAGCGATTGGTCCCGGCGAGTCGCAGATAGCGGGACAGGATCGCACTCACGCGTCGAACAAAAGCGCCATCAACAAGAGCGAAGTGAAGAGGAACTTCGTAGTCAGCAACTTTCTGCTCTAACGCTACGCAAATTCAGCAACGATTACGGCTTCGATAACGAAAACGAATACGAAGAGGGTTACGAAAACGACTTCAGCAGCATTTACGCGAAATATAACGAATACGACAACCTAAGGGAAAGCGTTCGTGGCTTAACCATGCTGAGTATTTCTCGCCGCGAGCCTCCTGAGGAACCGGAAGAAACGCCGGCGGACGTCACGGAGCCAGTCGTGCCTGAATCGGCTGACCTGGTGCTCGCAGACGAAGAACCAGTGCACGCAGACGGAAACCCGGTTCTGCGGAGCCGTTCGACACGTCCGCCGGCGCTGACAGAAATGGGCCGGTCGGCGGTCGATCCTCAGCTCTCGCTCGACGATCGCATTGCTGCCCGAAAACTACTGCTTTATGCAGGCGCCCTGGCGACGCCGATCCTGCTGGAGCATCTGCAGAGCGAGAACCCGCCCGCCGTCTGGTCGGCTTCGTTTTCCCTGTACGAGCAGGCGCTGGATCAGGTGGTGATCGCCTGGGAAAGCGAGCCCAAAGCCGATTCTGAAACAACCTCTGCTTCGGGCGACGCAGGCAGCCTCGGCCTCCAGACTTCCCAGGTCCGGGGCCCCGTAGGTAATCGCTGGCTGGCGAAGGACAACACCGACTCTCTGGCGCTGCTGCGTGAAGCGGCGTACGTTGCCTGGTCGATTGTCGATTCCGGCAAACCGGCCGCGTGGCTGCCAAAACCTGCTGCCTGGGAAGACCCCGAGCAGGACGCTCAGCACCTGGCGAACGCCGCCCGGGCCGCCTGCTCCAGTTTTGCGACCCACGCTCCCACTGCCGACGCCACCGAGTTCCTGGCCCTGCTGGAAGATCCGCACGTGCCGATCGAGGTACGCCTGGCGTGCGCTGGCCTGCTGGGGGAGATCGTTCCCGTCGCGAATCTGAAACCGCTCCTCACGGAAGCAACGGCCGCCCTGTGGACGGCGGAGCCGCTCTTGGTGGCCCGGCTGGCGGCGAGCGAGCCGGCGGAGATCACCGATGTGTTGACTTCGGCTGATGTCCCGCAGCTGGTGCGAGCGCTGGCGGCCAATCCTCCCCGACTCGAAGGGCCTGCCCCGGATCCCGCAAGTCGTAATCCGGCGGTATCGCGCTCCTCGCAATTGTCCGACGAACTCGTCGCCAAAATGAAGGACGGATTACCCGATGAGAAGGTCCTTGAACTGTTTGACGAAATCGAAGCCACGAGCGCCGAAGAAAACGCCGTAATCATCAAAGAAATCGCCGAAACGACGAAAAAACGAACCGACGACTACCTCGCCGATTGCACGCGTCAACTTCAAGACGAACGGGCCGACTTGCTGCGTCTGTTGATGGTCTTTCGGGGCGAGACGCATCGTCTCGCGTTGATCGGCCTGGGAAAGCTGCAGTCCGGCGAACCGGCCGAGGCGGGCCTGACGGAGTTGTTCTGGCTGGATCTGCTGGGGCAGATCGGCTGCGAGCTGTCGGCCGTTCCCGTGCTGGAAGCCATCCTGAAACGGGACCGCGAAACGGGCGACTTGCGCGTGGGGCAAAGAGCGCTGCGACTGCTGGCGTCGCTTGGTCCCCAGGCGGAGGTCGCCTTGCCCGCGGTGCTCGATTACCGCTTCAGCCCGGATATTCGCGTCTCCAGCCAGGAACTGCAGGGAACCCAGCTGGAGCCGCCGCTCCTTGCGTGGTTGTGGCGCCTGGGAACGCTGGCCCGCATTGCTCCCGACAAGGGGATGGATTACTTCCGTTCCGCCATGTCTGACAGCAAGTACGCGGTGAGCCGGGAGCTGATGCAGGCGTATGGACAGTCGCCCGTATGCACGGAACAGGGGCTCCGCTTGCTGGAAGACGCCAGTCCGGAAGAGCAACGCTGGCTCCTCCGCTGGCTGACGAACGCCGAGTCGCTGACCGTTGATCAGCAGATTGCGTTGAAAGAGATGCTGCCGAACCTGACTTTAGGTCCCCGGTTCGAACTGCTGCGTCTGCTGAAGCGGCATGCGTCCGAGTGGGCGCTAGACCTGCTAAAGGCGGACGACACCTTGCAACCGGGGCTGGTGCTGGGAAGCGCCCCTGAGGCTTCGGCCCGATTGCGGGAAGCGAACGCCCTGGCGGACTGGCTGGACTCGCCCGAGCTTCGATCCGGCCTGGTCGATCTGGCGATGGACCACAAGCGACCGGTACGCCATCGCACCCAGGCGTTGCAGCTGCTTGCGCAGCGGGATCTGTCCCCGCGGGAAGCGGAGCATGCGGCGAACCTGGCCATTGCCCTGGGGGCGGCTGAATCTTCGGAACTTTTCCGCCAGCCCGTGGTCACGGCGGCTCTCTACCGCTGGCTGCGTCAAAGTCGCCGGTTACGCCAGGCTCGCCGGCTGGATGAATTCGGCCGGCTGGATGAATTTGGCCGATAA
- the hpt gene encoding hypoxanthine phosphoribosyltransferase: protein MKILLDENQVREGVSRLAREVTAQYGEAPLTLVGVMTGSLVLVADLIRQLSMPLRVGVVQASSYSQGTERGPLSIDTGMVIDLAGRDVLLVDDIFDTGHTLEKIVHALEQHGPNSVRSAVLLSKEGRAETSVRPDFSAFPIPDAFVVGYGLDYRDEYRNLPYIAVLEESDLGEGA from the coding sequence ATGAAAATTCTGCTCGACGAAAACCAGGTCCGCGAAGGCGTATCGCGCCTGGCGCGCGAGGTGACGGCCCAGTATGGCGAGGCGCCTTTAACGCTGGTTGGCGTCATGACGGGCAGCCTGGTTCTGGTCGCCGATCTGATCCGCCAGCTTTCCATGCCGCTGCGGGTAGGCGTCGTGCAAGCCAGCAGCTATTCCCAGGGAACCGAGCGCGGACCGCTCTCCATCGACACGGGTATGGTGATCGATCTGGCCGGCCGCGACGTGCTGCTGGTCGACGACATTTTTGACACCGGCCACACACTGGAAAAAATCGTACACGCCCTGGAGCAACACGGGCCAAACAGCGTGCGCTCGGCCGTTCTGCTGTCGAAGGAAGGGCGGGCCGAAACCTCTGTGCGGCCCGATTTTTCCGCCTTTCCCATTCCCGATGCGTTTGTGGTTGGCTATGGGCTGGACTATCGCGACGAATATCGCAACCTGCCTTATATCGCCGTGCTGGAAGAGAGCGATCTGGGCGAAGGAGCCTAG
- a CDS encoding glycosyltransferase family 4 protein yields the protein MRVVLVSRRFWPQAQEPERTLGRLVEQLVACGVQCTVLTARWEAHSPVRFDYRGAAVFRLPSPAHSLWGATRYLRAVKRWLRENGADCDLVCHSRLSRDLHGVQLAVADRRTPVLVRCEAAGDRGDVDASRRSPFARRITASIENVDAVIAVSEQVRQELLAAGVPASRIRLIENGAPIDPRRSPGMQARSRRLLHESHDLFGLPPQGGLALYIGPLLASQGVFELVKAWRQVVKARPTAVLWMIGEGADGPKLWQRILNAGLDHRIILPGSFDDLTDLLQAADLLVAPALEEHSTTIVAEAAGCRLPIVASDLPGFRTAAGPGAQLTPPGDIDALTTALEEGLAAGMRLGPAYAPPSLEAMGLEHRQLFEEVLSQSGRS from the coding sequence GTGCGCGTGGTGCTGGTATCTCGCCGGTTTTGGCCCCAGGCGCAAGAGCCCGAGCGTACGCTGGGCCGTCTGGTCGAGCAGCTCGTCGCTTGCGGCGTGCAGTGCACCGTCTTGACGGCCCGCTGGGAAGCGCACAGCCCGGTCCGTTTTGATTATCGCGGGGCCGCCGTGTTCCGCTTGCCGTCGCCCGCCCATTCCTTGTGGGGCGCGACCCGTTATCTGCGGGCCGTGAAACGCTGGCTGCGGGAGAATGGAGCCGACTGCGACCTGGTCTGCCACTCCCGGCTCAGCCGGGATCTGCATGGGGTGCAACTGGCCGTCGCCGACCGCCGGACGCCCGTCCTGGTGCGGTGCGAAGCGGCCGGAGACCGGGGCGACGTGGACGCTTCTCGTCGCTCGCCGTTTGCCCGACGCATCACGGCCTCGATAGAAAATGTCGACGCCGTGATCGCCGTGAGCGAACAGGTTCGCCAGGAGCTGCTGGCTGCGGGCGTGCCCGCCAGCCGCATCCGCCTGATCGAAAACGGCGCGCCGATCGACCCCCGCCGATCGCCCGGAATGCAGGCAAGATCGCGGCGCCTGCTGCACGAATCGCACGATCTGTTCGGGCTGCCGCCGCAGGGCGGGCTGGCCCTTTACATCGGCCCGCTGCTGGCCAGCCAGGGAGTGTTCGAGCTGGTCAAAGCCTGGCGACAGGTTGTGAAAGCACGTCCCACCGCCGTGCTCTGGATGATTGGCGAAGGGGCCGACGGCCCCAAATTGTGGCAACGCATTTTGAACGCGGGGCTTGATCACCGCATCATCCTGCCCGGTTCGTTCGACGACCTGACCGACCTGCTCCAGGCGGCCGACCTGCTGGTCGCTCCGGCGCTCGAAGAGCACAGCACCACGATCGTCGCCGAGGCCGCCGGCTGCCGCTTGCCGATCGTCGCTTCGGATCTGCCTGGCTTCCGCACGGCCGCCGGGCCTGGCGCCCAGCTCACGCCCCCCGGCGACATCGATGCGCTGACAACGGCGCTGGAAGAAGGCCTCGCTGCCGGGATGCGTCTTGGTCCCGCGTACGCGCCGCCCAGCCTGGAAGCGATGGGCCTGGAGCACCGGCAATTGTTTGAAGAAGTGCTGTCGCAAAGCGGCCGCAGCTAG